The sequence AGCGGTTGTAGGCACAGTAGTCATCGGGCAGGCACCGCTACAGTAGACGACTCAAGGGCCGATTCAGGCTGACTGGGCTGTCCCTGGTACACCTCCGTCACCAGAGCCCCCAACCGCCCAGCGGCCTCGACTAGGTCTTCGCGGCTAGCGGTCAGGCTCAGACGCAGGCACTGGCGAGTGTGGGGCCAGTCTTCGCGCAGCCCAGGAAAGAAGGGGTTGCCCGGCACCACGATCACCCCCCGCTGTTTGAGCTGCTGATACAGCTCTTGGTCAGAAATCGGCAGCTGATCAAACCACAGCCAGGCAAAAATGGCCCCTTCGCCATAGTGCAAATACCAGGGCAGATCGGCGGGCAAAGCGCGATCGAGGGCAGCCTCTAAGACCGCAAACTTGTCTTGGTAGTAGGGGCGAATCACCTGCTCAGACAGGCGGGCTAGCTCACCGGAGGCGATCGCTCGGGCAGCGATCGCCTGCCCGTAGCGCGACGAATGAATGCAGAAGTTGGTCTGAAAACATTCCAGCACTTGAATAATCGCTGGATCGCCGATCGCGATTCCCAAGCGCTCCCCGGGCAGCCCGGCCTTCGAGAGACTCATGCAGTGAAGAATGTTGTCGCCAAACACCGGCTCCATCGCGGTGAAGTTCAGCGCTGGGTAGGGCGGTGCGTAGGCCGAGTCAACCAGCACAGGCACGTTGTGGGCCGCCGCCAGACTGGCGATATGCTGCACATCTTCAGTGCTAATCACGTTGCCCGTAGGGTTGCAGGGGCGCGAAAACAGCACAAACCCCGTGTCGCCATTGATGGTGAGTTGGCTAAAGTCAGGCCGGTAGCGAAACCGATGCGTCGCCTCATCCACCAGGAGGGTAGGGCGGTAGGCCCGCACCGCCTCGGGCACCAGCGAAATGCCACCGTAGCCGGTGTAGTCGGGGCTGAGGGGCAGCACAATATCTTTCATGCGACCGGTGGCGTGATAGCCCCCAAAAGCATTGGCCGCTAAGAAATACAGCGCCTGGCTGCCAGCGGTAATCAAAATGTGGCGATCGCTCAGCGCCAGCCCGTAGCGCTGGTTAAAGTCGTCTTTAATCGCGGCAATCAGCGGCTCATAGCCCTGGCTAGCCCCGTAGCGACACACCACATTGCCATACTCAGGACTGGCCAACAGGTCCTGGGTACAGTCGCGCCAGAGCTGCTCAATTTCGGGCAAAATTACCGGGTTGCCCGCGCTGAGATTAATGAACTGCTGCCCCTGCCCCGCTCGCAGCGTCTCAATGATGTCTTTCATAA is a genomic window of Nodosilinea sp. E11 containing:
- a CDS encoding valine--pyruvate transaminase; translation: MTPELTRFGEEMSHLTGVRAIMKDIIETLRAGQGQQFINLSAGNPVILPEIEQLWRDCTQDLLASPEYGNVVCRYGASQGYEPLIAAIKDDFNQRYGLALSDRHILITAGSQALYFLAANAFGGYHATGRMKDIVLPLSPDYTGYGGISLVPEAVRAYRPTLLVDEATHRFRYRPDFSQLTINGDTGFVLFSRPCNPTGNVISTEDVQHIASLAAAHNVPVLVDSAYAPPYPALNFTAMEPVFGDNILHCMSLSKAGLPGERLGIAIGDPAIIQVLECFQTNFCIHSSRYGQAIAARAIASGELARLSEQVIRPYYQDKFAVLEAALDRALPADLPWYLHYGEGAIFAWLWFDQLPISDQELYQQLKQRGVIVVPGNPFFPGLREDWPHTRQCLRLSLTASREDLVEAAGRLGALVTEVYQGQPSQPESALESSTVAVPAR